In bacterium, one DNA window encodes the following:
- a CDS encoding valine--tRNA ligase — MSGQEIPKQYNPSGVEDRLYADWLAKGYFHGKVDSPKKTYSIVIPPPNATDVLHLGHALNNTLQDIMIRWKRLQGFEVCWLPGSDHAGIATQVVVEKLLVKEGTSRREVGREEFVRRVWEYVGAKKARIMEQLQKVGCACDWSRERFTLDEQLSEAVKEVFIRLHEKNLVYKGKYIVNWCPRCQTSLSDDEVEHQSRVSKLYHIKYKLKGQDVYMIAATTRPETMLGDTALAVNPKDERYQKYIGKTAILPILDRELAIVADDYVDIEFGTGVVKITPAHDPNDFEVSQRHDLEKINILNPDGTLNENAGKFKGQDIKTARKLVLEELEKKSLLAKVEDYEHSVGTCYRCSTVVEPYLSEQWFVRMKPLAKPAIEALKNGQLRFHPDHWSKTYLYWMENIRDWCISRQLWWGHRIPVYYCRECNEEMILKQAPTQCRKCNSTDVYQEEDVLDTWFSSWLWPFSTFGWPQDTPDLRKFYPTDSLFTASEIIFLWVARMVMAGYEFTDKLVFNDVYIHGTVRDAHGQKMSKSKGNGIDPIEVINQYGADSMRLSLILSTPEGQDPNIAMNTFELGRNFGNKLWNASRFILMNIGDDLGEGDLDTMPISDKMPLMDRWILSRLNETIKITGDSLTEFKFNAAGKQLYDFVWHDYCDWYIELVKTRLYNDDDPADKLLAKRVTGYCLNNILILLHPFAPFITEEIWHLLHKLPEGQESILNAKYPVADEKLIDLQLEEMMNKLQRVVNAIRNIRAEMNVPPSKRAEVHLKITDTALRQTLEANQNYIVNLGKIERLVIGEDVKKPPLSASAVIPSVEIFIPLAGLIDIDMERARLQKELENITGLLEKTRKKLANREFVDQAPKAVVEQQQAKKKEYEDIVEKINANLEQLLGW, encoded by the coding sequence ATGAGCGGACAGGAAATTCCCAAGCAATATAACCCTTCCGGCGTGGAAGACCGCCTGTATGCGGACTGGCTCGCCAAGGGATACTTCCACGGCAAGGTTGATTCGCCGAAGAAGACATATAGCATTGTCATACCACCACCGAATGCGACAGATGTGCTGCATCTGGGCCATGCGCTGAACAACACCCTCCAAGATATCATGATTCGCTGGAAGCGCCTTCAGGGCTTCGAAGTGTGTTGGCTTCCGGGCAGCGACCATGCCGGTATTGCGACACAGGTTGTCGTTGAGAAGCTGTTGGTCAAGGAAGGCACTTCTCGCCGCGAAGTTGGCCGCGAAGAGTTTGTCCGTCGAGTTTGGGAGTATGTCGGCGCCAAGAAGGCACGCATCATGGAGCAGTTGCAGAAAGTCGGCTGTGCCTGTGATTGGTCGCGCGAGCGATTTACGCTTGATGAGCAACTTTCGGAAGCGGTGAAGGAAGTTTTCATCCGCTTGCACGAAAAGAATCTGGTCTACAAAGGCAAATACATCGTCAACTGGTGTCCGCGATGTCAGACTTCCCTGTCGGACGACGAGGTCGAGCACCAGAGCCGAGTCTCGAAGCTGTATCATATCAAGTACAAGCTCAAGGGGCAGGATGTCTACATGATTGCCGCAACTACACGTCCGGAGACGATGCTTGGCGACACGGCATTGGCAGTCAATCCCAAGGATGAGCGTTACCAGAAGTACATTGGCAAGACGGCGATTCTGCCGATCCTCGACCGTGAGTTGGCGATCGTCGCTGATGACTATGTTGATATCGAATTCGGTACGGGTGTCGTCAAAATCACACCGGCGCACGATCCGAATGACTTTGAAGTTTCTCAGCGTCATGATCTGGAGAAGATCAATATCCTGAATCCGGACGGTACGTTGAACGAAAACGCTGGCAAGTTCAAGGGTCAGGATATCAAGACGGCGCGCAAGTTGGTTCTGGAAGAACTCGAGAAGAAGAGCTTACTCGCCAAAGTTGAAGACTACGAACATTCGGTCGGTACTTGCTATCGCTGTTCGACCGTTGTCGAACCTTACCTTTCGGAGCAGTGGTTTGTCCGCATGAAACCGCTGGCGAAACCGGCGATTGAAGCTTTGAAGAACGGGCAATTGCGTTTCCATCCCGATCACTGGTCGAAGACATATCTCTATTGGATGGAAAATATTCGCGACTGGTGCATTTCGCGCCAGTTGTGGTGGGGACATCGCATACCGGTGTACTACTGCCGCGAATGCAACGAAGAGATGATTCTCAAACAGGCGCCGACTCAGTGCCGCAAGTGCAACAGCACGGATGTCTATCAGGAAGAAGATGTTCTCGATACGTGGTTTTCCTCGTGGCTGTGGCCGTTCTCGACATTTGGCTGGCCGCAGGATACTCCGGATTTACGCAAGTTCTATCCCACCGATTCACTGTTTACGGCGAGCGAGATTATTTTCCTGTGGGTCGCACGCATGGTGATGGCTGGATATGAATTCACGGACAAGCTCGTTTTCAACGATGTCTATATTCACGGTACGGTTCGCGATGCTCACGGGCAAAAGATGTCCAAGTCGAAAGGCAACGGCATCGATCCGATCGAAGTCATTAATCAGTATGGCGCGGACAGTATGCGTTTATCGTTGATTCTCTCGACACCGGAAGGCCAGGATCCGAACATTGCGATGAATACCTTCGAGCTGGGACGCAATTTCGGCAACAAGCTGTGGAATGCTTCACGATTCATCCTGATGAATATCGGCGACGACCTTGGCGAGGGCGACCTTGACACGATGCCGATTTCCGACAAGATGCCGCTGATGGATCGCTGGATTCTTTCGCGACTCAATGAGACGATTAAGATCACCGGTGATTCGCTGACGGAGTTCAAATTCAACGCCGCCGGCAAACAGCTCTATGATTTCGTCTGGCACGACTATTGTGACTGGTACATCGAACTGGTCAAGACGCGACTATACAACGATGACGATCCGGCGGATAAACTGCTCGCCAAACGGGTTACCGGCTATTGTCTGAACAACATTCTGATTCTGCTTCATCCATTCGCGCCGTTTATCACGGAAGAGATTTGGCATTTGCTGCACAAACTTCCGGAAGGCCAAGAGTCAATTCTCAACGCGAAGTATCCTGTCGCCGACGAGAAGTTGATCGACCTGCAGTTGGAAGAGATGATGAACAAGCTCCAGCGCGTCGTCAATGCGATCCGCAATATTCGCGCGGAAATGAATGTTCCGCCGTCGAAGCGCGCCGAAGTGCATCTCAAGATCACCGATACTGCTCTGCGTCAGACGCTGGAAGCCAATCAGAACTATATCGTCAATCTCGGCAAGATCGAGCGGCTCGTCATCGGCGAAGATGTCAAGAAACCGCCGTTGTCAGCTTCGGCAGTGATTCCTTCGGTTGAGATCTTCATTCCGCTGGCTGGATTGATCGATATCGATATGGAGCGCGCGCGTCTTCAAAAAGAGCTTGAGAACATAACGGGTCTTCTGGAGAAAACTCGCAAGAAGCTTGCTAATCGCGAATTCGTTGATCAGGCGCCCAAGGCGGTTGTCGAGCAACAACAGGCGAAGAAAAAAGAGTACGAAGATATCGTTGAGAAGATCAATGCCAACCTTGAGCAGTTGCTGGGATGGTAG
- a CDS encoding Rieske 2Fe-2S domain-containing protein yields MRLKVCHKDQIKEGGVKSLKILARNVAVFCLNGKLHGLEADCKHMRASIANGKIDGTIITCPAHGWRYDITTGECLTEAWAKLKTYPVDVVDGIVYIEI; encoded by the coding sequence ATGAGACTCAAAGTTTGCCATAAGGACCAAATCAAAGAAGGGGGAGTCAAGTCCCTCAAGATTCTTGCCCGTAATGTCGCAGTCTTCTGTCTGAATGGCAAATTGCACGGACTCGAAGCTGACTGCAAACATATGCGAGCCTCAATCGCCAACGGCAAAATCGACGGCACCATCATCACTTGCCCAGCGCACGGCTGGCGTTATGACATCACGACGGGAGAGTGCCTTACCGAAGCCTGGGCCAAGCTCAAGACTTATCCTGTTGATGTCGTCGATGGAATCGTCTATATTGAAATCTAA